The following coding sequences are from one Vicinamibacteria bacterium window:
- a CDS encoding DHA2 family efflux MFS transporter permease subunit gives MTPLSPRGREVNPWIIAIAVMFGTFMEVLDTTVVNVSLPHIAGSLSATIDESTWALTSYLVANAIVLPLTGWLANQFGRKRLLMFSVGGFTVASFLCGLAPNLSLLITFRLVQGLTGGALQPISQAVLLEAFPPEQRGRAMGFWGLGIVVAPILGPVLGGWLTDSYSWRWVFYINIPVGVASLVMAQLFIFDPPYIGRRATRIDYQGIGLLAVGIGALQILLDKGQEEDWFASSAMTVLVAVAVAALVAFLVHELRVQQPVVNLRVFRVSTYSAGVFLMTVLGFVLYGSLVLLP, from the coding sequence GTGACGCCGCTCTCGCCCCGGGGGCGGGAGGTCAACCCCTGGATCATCGCCATCGCCGTGATGTTCGGCACCTTCATGGAGGTACTGGACACCACGGTGGTGAACGTCTCCCTCCCCCACATCGCGGGCAGCCTTTCCGCAACCATCGACGAGTCGACCTGGGCCCTCACCTCCTATCTGGTGGCGAACGCCATCGTGCTGCCCCTGACCGGCTGGCTGGCCAACCAGTTCGGCCGCAAGCGGCTGCTCATGTTCTCGGTGGGTGGGTTCACGGTCGCCTCCTTCCTGTGCGGGCTGGCCCCGAACCTGTCCCTGCTGATCACCTTCCGCCTAGTGCAGGGCCTGACCGGGGGGGCGCTCCAGCCCATCTCCCAGGCGGTCCTGCTGGAGGCCTTTCCCCCCGAGCAGCGCGGCCGGGCCATGGGCTTCTGGGGCCTGGGCATCGTCGTAGCCCCCATCCTGGGCCCCGTGCTCGGGGGCTGGCTGACCGACAGCTACAGCTGGCGCTGGGTCTTCTACATCAACATCCCCGTGGGAGTGGCCTCTCTGGTCATGGCCCAGCTCTTCATCTTCGATCCCCCCTACATCGGGCGGCGCGCGACCCGGATCGACTACCAGGGCATCGGGCTCCTGGCCGTGGGCATCGGAGCGCTGCAGATCCTGCTCGACAAGGGCCAGGAGGAGGACTGGTTCGCCTCCAGCGCGATGACGGTGCTGGTGGCGGTCGCGGTGGCGGCGCTGGTGGCGTTTCTCGTCCACGAGCTCCGAGTGCAACAGCCCGTGGTCAACCTGCGCGTCTTCCGCGTGTCGACCTACAGCGCGGGAGTCTTTCTCATGACCGTGCTGGGGTTCGTCCTCTACGGCAGCCTGGTCCTGCTGCCG